The Diadema setosum chromosome 4, eeDiaSeto1, whole genome shotgun sequence genome window below encodes:
- the LOC140227006 gene encoding uncharacterized protein has protein sequence MDEKPPPSRRSSGHSEKAKKSNKKKKKSKYKERKRGKSSPDETNSDSALETGRKRISPDKNHSSQSTAKSCSSGSVDARKSKSNTSSGSGVRSHEEFLQKCIVDIFDSHRQAPKSSRAASKSNSRASANSQESSDLDNDLDDVSEALNESLRWDNPCSNPKDEEERIRIYKINRRKRYLMESVKNRHDKEGVLRFARELAAADTR, from the exons ATGGATGAGAAACCACCGCCGAGCCGAAGATCGTCTGGACACAGCGAAAAAGCTAAGAAATctaacaaaaagaagaagaagagcaaaTACAAAGAACGAAAACGTGGAAAATCGAGTCCCGACGAAACAAATTCGGACAGTGCGTTGGAGACTG GTCGCAAGCGGATATCACCTGACAAGAACCATTCTTCTCAGTCTACAGCTAAGTCCTGTTCCTCTGGGTCGGTGGACGCCAGGAAAAGCAAGAGTAACACCAGCAGCGGTTCGGGGGTCCGATCGCACGAGGAGTTTCTGCAGAAATGCATTGTAGACATTTTCGACAGCCATCGACAGGCTCCGAAGTCCAGTCGGGCCGCATCGAAGAGCAATTCGCGCGCTTCGGCCAACAGTCAAGAATCTTCGGACCTCGATAATGACTTAGACGACGTTTCGGAGGCGCTCAACGAGAGCCTGAGATGGGATAATCCGTGCTCCAATCCCAAAGACGAGGAAGAGCGGATTAGAATTTATAAGATAAATCGGCGAAAGAGATATTTGATGGAATCTGTGAAGAACCGACACGACAAGGAGGGAGTTTTGAGGTTTGCCCGAGAGCTGGCAGCGGCCGACACAAGATAG